The Centroberyx gerrardi isolate f3 chromosome 7, fCenGer3.hap1.cur.20231027, whole genome shotgun sequence genome contains a region encoding:
- the LOC139928636 gene encoding parvalbumin alpha-like produces the protein MAFAGVGLSDADITKALDACKAADSFNHVTFFKSCGLAGKSPEEVKKAFYVIDQDKSGFIEEDELKLFLQNFSAGARALTDAETKTFLKAGDSDGDGKIGVDEFASMVKA, from the exons ATGGCCTTCGCAGGTGTAGGACTGAGTGATGCCGACATCACTAAAGCCCTGGATGCATGCAAAG CCGCCGACTCATTCAACCACGTGACGTTCTTCAAGTCCTGCGGTCTGGCTGGAAAGTCCCCCGAAGAAGTGAAGAAGGCCTTCTACGTCATTGACCAGGACAAGAGTGGCTTCATTGAGGAGGATGAGCTGAA GCTGTTCCTGCAGAACTTCAGCGCAGGTGCACGCGCACTGACCGACGCCGAGACCAAGACCTTCCTCAAGGCCGGTGACTCCGACGGTGACGGCAAGATTGGCGTTGATG AGTTCGCTTCCATGGTTAAGGCATAA